The following are from one region of the Candidatus Protochlamydia phocaeensis genome:
- a CDS encoding rhodanese-like domain-containing protein, which produces MLKTKTLLVATFLTHGFLYAQDSSQPHIIDPTVQKKYEKLAQSYKIIHTNEFKNLLKKPSLITVVDARPSDDDDGKRIPGAKSVPFDANEETIKGALPSKEAAIVVYCTDKECPISEIMAERLIKMGYTHVLRYIDGVEGWEAEGNKVSMANGIKAKGSKSE; this is translated from the coding sequence ATGCTGAAAACAAAAACTCTTCTAGTGGCAACCTTTTTGACCCATGGTTTTTTGTATGCCCAGGATAGCTCTCAACCTCATATTATTGATCCAACTGTCCAGAAGAAATATGAAAAATTGGCTCAAAGCTATAAAATTATTCATACAAATGAATTTAAAAATCTTCTAAAAAAGCCTTCTTTGATTACGGTCGTCGACGCTCGGCCATCGGATGACGATGATGGCAAGCGTATTCCAGGAGCTAAATCCGTGCCTTTTGATGCGAACGAAGAGACGATCAAAGGGGCGCTTCCCAGCAAAGAAGCCGCTATCGTGGTCTATTGCACAGATAAAGAATGTCCCATTAGCGAGATCATGGCTGAGCGCTTGATCAAAATGGGATATACTCATGTGCTTAGATATATAGATGGCGTTGAAGGCTGGGAAGCGGAAGGGAATAAGGTTTCAATGGCAAATGGGATCAAGGCCAAGGGCTCTAAATCCGAATAG
- the rsmD gene encoding 16S rRNA (guanine(966)-N(2))-methyltransferase RsmD, translating into MHIIAGLYRNQRLSVPKGAETRPTASRLRESLFNICQGFIEGARFLDLFAGSGAIGLEALSRGAAAVTFIDSSKEAIRCLKQNVAHLHVDSQCQIMQGQVFSLLEWLERHGKQFDIIFADPPYKTADPLERESQIWYSEKIIRWIDESPLLAPHGVLFVEEDARYQPNLLDLKKLQLKDNRRMGHTALQRYEWVSSSSE; encoded by the coding sequence ATGCATATTATTGCTGGCTTGTATCGAAACCAACGACTAAGTGTTCCCAAAGGGGCGGAAACGCGCCCTACAGCCAGTCGGCTACGAGAGTCTCTTTTTAATATTTGCCAAGGATTTATTGAAGGGGCAAGGTTTTTGGATTTATTTGCCGGATCGGGAGCGATCGGCTTAGAAGCCCTTAGCCGAGGCGCCGCTGCCGTTACCTTTATTGATTCAAGCAAAGAAGCGATTCGCTGCCTCAAGCAAAATGTTGCGCATCTTCACGTGGATTCCCAATGCCAAATCATGCAAGGCCAAGTCTTTTCTTTGCTCGAATGGCTTGAAAGACACGGCAAGCAATTTGACATTATTTTCGCCGATCCTCCCTATAAAACAGCCGATCCTCTGGAAAGAGAATCCCAGATTTGGTATAGCGAGAAAATCATTCGATGGATTGATGAAAGCCCCTTATTGGCTCCGCATGGCGTCCTATTTGTGGAAGAAGATGCCCGTTATCAACCAAACTTGCTGGATTTAAAAAAGCTTCAACTGAAAGACAACAGGCGCATGGGCCATACCGCTTTGCAGCGCTATGAATGGGTTTCCTCCTCATCGGAATAA
- a CDS encoding MFS transporter → MEDNKTTLWLGVSVIWMAHLIMDFMIGVWPVYKTLVTIDLVVAGLIASLGMFIGEGLQLYFGFLSDKGHHQKLLVLGIGLTATIPFLSYVENEWILFTFILCCFLGSGAFHPAASGMLIGWVPKYKSFLIALFACGGMIGAAISQYVFRYFFVQFEGQTWFLAVPILCVTLGCLCFRFPAIKKQERRIHFKDMLRIIHPYRFQLGLLYFIQLCLQVIVLSFSFLLPDILKIKGYEEWFCLGGGYFYFVIGSAIASLPIGYCVHKWGYRLVLAVIIFISAVVLSYFLAIETLSLPPVIVLLLLLGGSMGVVVPVVVAGGNALVPVEASGFISALYMGGCTCLAGFGPTLAGLLASYMEKNAPVVAMQMLSVLFLAAFAFLFFLPDPTKKYANDGKGSVEVLNS, encoded by the coding sequence ATGGAAGATAACAAGACTACTCTATGGTTAGGAGTATCCGTGATTTGGATGGCTCATTTGATCATGGATTTTATGATTGGAGTCTGGCCTGTTTATAAGACATTGGTGACAATTGATTTAGTGGTAGCTGGGTTGATTGCGAGCTTGGGCATGTTTATCGGAGAGGGATTGCAGCTTTATTTTGGTTTTTTGAGCGATAAAGGGCATCATCAAAAATTACTTGTCCTTGGCATAGGGTTAACGGCAACCATTCCTTTTCTAAGTTATGTAGAAAATGAATGGATACTGTTTACTTTTATCTTATGCTGTTTTTTAGGCTCGGGTGCTTTTCATCCGGCTGCTTCAGGCATGCTTATTGGATGGGTACCCAAATATAAGAGCTTTCTGATCGCCTTATTTGCCTGTGGGGGAATGATTGGGGCTGCAATTAGTCAATATGTCTTTAGGTATTTCTTTGTCCAATTTGAGGGACAAACGTGGTTTTTAGCAGTGCCCATTCTTTGTGTAACGCTAGGCTGTCTGTGTTTTCGCTTTCCGGCCATCAAAAAACAAGAGCGCAGAATTCATTTTAAGGATATGCTTAGAATTATTCATCCCTATCGTTTTCAGCTGGGCCTGCTCTATTTTATTCAGTTGTGCCTGCAGGTTATTGTTCTTTCCTTTAGTTTTTTGCTGCCTGATATTCTAAAAATCAAAGGATATGAGGAGTGGTTTTGCTTAGGAGGAGGATATTTTTACTTTGTGATAGGCTCTGCTATAGCCAGCCTTCCTATTGGATATTGCGTCCATAAATGGGGATATCGCCTTGTTTTGGCCGTCATTATTTTTATCAGCGCAGTGGTTTTATCTTACTTTTTGGCAATTGAAACCCTCTCTCTTCCTCCTGTTATCGTGCTGTTGCTTTTATTGGGGGGATCGATGGGAGTTGTTGTTCCGGTTGTTGTGGCAGGAGGAAACGCCTTGGTCCCCGTTGAGGCAAGCGGTTTTATTAGTGCGCTATATATGGGTGGCTGTACATGTTTGGCGGGATTTGGTCCTACACTTGCCGGCCTTTTGGCTTCTTATATGGAAAAAAATGCCCCTGTAGTAGCCATGCAAATGTTAAGCGTGCTGTTTCTTGCCGCCTTTGCCTTTTTGTTCTTCTTACCGGATCCGACAAAAAAATATGCGAACGATGGAAAGGGATCTGTTGAAGTTTTAAATTCATAA
- a CDS encoding DUF692 domain-containing protein, giving the protein MKPREFPNLGIGIGLRIPHYEDIFRLQPSIDWFEIISENFMVEGGKPLENLEKILAHYPVVQHGVSLSIGGPAPLDFDYLKKLKALTKITRTPWVSDHLCWGHQPGAHYHDLLPLPYTKEVIRYVAERAHIVQDYLELPFALENLSSYVAFKQDEMPEWEFYSAVVEQADIYMMLDVNNIYVSSRNHGFDPKAYYQNIPLDRVIQIHLAGHRDFGDYVLDTHDHPVRNEVWDLYADIYPLTGGVSTLLEWDDNFLSFEETWAEALKAKQFQQKIHDKHTLPPLSASISKAGVL; this is encoded by the coding sequence ATGAAACCGCGTGAATTTCCTAACTTAGGCATTGGCATTGGCCTGCGCATTCCTCACTATGAGGATATTTTCCGTCTTCAGCCTTCTATTGATTGGTTTGAAATTATCAGCGAAAATTTCATGGTAGAAGGAGGCAAGCCCCTCGAAAATTTAGAAAAAATTCTGGCGCATTATCCGGTTGTCCAGCATGGCGTCTCTTTATCGATAGGCGGTCCGGCTCCTTTAGATTTTGATTATCTTAAAAAGCTTAAAGCCCTGACAAAAATCACGCGCACGCCCTGGGTGTCAGATCATCTTTGCTGGGGACATCAGCCAGGAGCTCACTACCATGACTTACTTCCCCTTCCCTATACTAAAGAGGTCATTCGCTACGTTGCAGAAAGGGCGCACATCGTGCAGGACTATTTAGAGCTCCCCTTTGCTTTAGAAAACTTATCTTCCTATGTTGCCTTTAAGCAAGACGAAATGCCTGAATGGGAATTCTATTCCGCCGTTGTCGAACAGGCAGATATTTACATGATGCTCGACGTGAATAATATTTATGTTTCAAGCCGTAACCATGGCTTCGATCCTAAGGCTTACTATCAAAATATTCCGCTAGACAGAGTCATTCAAATCCACTTAGCCGGGCATAGGGATTTTGGAGATTATGTCCTGGATACTCACGACCATCCCGTGAGGAATGAAGTGTGGGATCTTTACGCAGACATTTACCCCTTAACAGGAGGCGTCTCCACTTTGCTTGAGTGGGATGACAACTTCTTATCATTTGAAGAGACATGGGCTGAGGCCTTAAAAGCCAAGCAGTTTCAACAAAAGATCCATGACAAGCATACTTTACCCCCTTTATCCGCTTCTATTTCAAAGGCAGGTGTTTTATGA
- a CDS encoding CDP-glycerol glycerophosphotransferase family protein, whose amino-acid sequence MGKVDKKGIGLNPNTYIHLTEHLAPICVAMDIPLLLTDERHDEEARRLYPGLKTLLINWEDVTPHYLIEHFDVFFQSEPWHRHDFYSKFKGLEEAYHKDVRNVHVPHGFSDKIFWLEKCVWEDITLIYGENMLDLFKELGIAQHLNATVRTGNYRYAYYRMHQAFFDQIAEERVWSRFAKKQPTILYAPTCHDQEHTTSFMQAQPLFEYLPSGYNLLVKIHPALEETDGPALYQMMGKYEKKDNVVFVQDFPLVYPLLSKADLYVGDMSSIGYDFLAFNRPMFFLNQRKRDAKTDRNLFLYRCGFEIKPEQYKDFYQIMDSQLPFDQERYAAIRSEVYRYTFGEELSFDQLKKAITQAYFSPKKWD is encoded by the coding sequence ATGGGCAAAGTAGATAAAAAGGGGATTGGGTTAAATCCCAATACCTATATTCATTTAACAGAGCATCTCGCCCCAATTTGCGTGGCAATGGATATTCCCTTGCTGCTGACCGATGAACGGCATGACGAGGAGGCAAGGCGGCTTTATCCCGGTCTCAAAACCCTGCTAATTAACTGGGAGGATGTCACGCCGCATTATCTTATCGAGCATTTTGATGTATTCTTTCAATCCGAGCCTTGGCACCGGCATGACTTTTACTCTAAATTCAAAGGGCTAGAAGAAGCCTACCATAAAGACGTGCGCAATGTGCATGTCCCGCATGGATTTTCCGATAAAATTTTCTGGCTTGAAAAGTGCGTATGGGAAGATATTACGCTCATTTATGGCGAGAACATGCTGGATTTGTTCAAGGAACTGGGAATAGCCCAGCACTTAAATGCAACGGTCAGAACGGGCAATTATCGTTATGCCTATTACCGCATGCATCAAGCGTTTTTCGACCAAATTGCCGAGGAGCGAGTTTGGAGTCGCTTTGCAAAAAAGCAGCCTACCATTTTATATGCCCCTACCTGCCATGATCAAGAGCATACCACTTCCTTTATGCAGGCCCAGCCTCTTTTTGAGTATCTTCCCTCTGGCTATAATCTTCTTGTCAAGATCCATCCGGCATTGGAAGAGACAGATGGCCCGGCCTTATATCAAATGATGGGCAAGTATGAGAAAAAGGACAATGTCGTTTTTGTGCAGGATTTTCCCCTGGTCTATCCTCTGTTGTCCAAAGCGGACTTGTATGTGGGAGACATGTCTTCCATCGGGTATGATTTCCTAGCCTTTAATCGGCCTATGTTTTTCCTCAATCAAAGAAAAAGAGATGCCAAAACGGACCGCAATCTCTTTTTATATCGCTGCGGCTTTGAAATCAAACCCGAGCAATATAAAGATTTTTATCAAATAATGGATTCGCAGCTGCCTTTTGATCAGGAGCGCTATGCCGCCATTCGCTCAGAAGTCTATCGTTATACATTTGGAGAGGAATTGTCTTTTGATCAGCTCAAGAAGGCGATCACGCAGGCTTATTTTTCACCGAAAAAATGGGATTGA
- a CDS encoding MFS transporter codes for MSLTPSRPLSFLPLLILVWAAHLLVDVMLGIWPVYKSLAQLDLAKAGLVVAIGAFMGEGSQLFFGALSDRGYQRSILTLGLVLAAASAFLAYFTHYAALFSLYLLTCIGSGCFHPSGASLMTGLVPSKRGLLMTIFASGGSVGLAFSQLIFMYVYKDWDKQTYLLALPLLLLALLLFFYPFPKPSAVAPSHAGFLKDFGSFFKFPPLRSLYLSQVANQSIVWGTIFILPDALRTLGHMEWVCYGGGHLCFILGGACVMVPAGYLADKYSARQVMLYAGIISSVAFYFILFSGGISISIVLLSLFILGASLTLINPIAVSLGTRFAPNHPGSVSAFLMGLVWCVSEGLGPGGVGLMSTLFTDYAPVKALAVLGIFFLLQISATFSLPGEVNEMVEVKA; via the coding sequence ATGTCTCTTACACCCAGTCGCCCTCTCTCTTTTCTTCCGCTACTAATTCTTGTGTGGGCTGCACATTTGTTAGTGGATGTGATGCTGGGCATTTGGCCTGTTTATAAGTCTTTAGCCCAGCTTGATCTTGCCAAAGCAGGCTTGGTTGTTGCTATTGGAGCCTTTATGGGAGAGGGATCACAGTTATTCTTTGGCGCTTTAAGCGATAGGGGATATCAGCGAAGTATTCTCACGTTAGGGCTAGTTTTGGCAGCTGCTAGTGCTTTTTTAGCTTATTTTACGCATTATGCTGCTTTATTTAGTCTTTATTTGCTGACTTGCATAGGCTCCGGTTGCTTTCATCCTTCGGGAGCCAGTCTGATGACCGGATTGGTTCCTTCAAAGAGGGGATTGCTCATGACAATCTTTGCTTCAGGGGGAAGCGTAGGATTGGCCTTCAGCCAGTTGATTTTCATGTATGTATATAAGGATTGGGATAAGCAAACTTATCTATTGGCATTGCCGCTTTTACTTCTCGCTCTGCTTTTATTTTTTTATCCTTTTCCAAAGCCGTCTGCCGTTGCTCCCTCGCATGCGGGCTTTTTAAAAGACTTTGGATCTTTCTTCAAGTTTCCTCCTCTTCGCTCTTTGTATCTTTCGCAAGTGGCCAATCAATCTATTGTATGGGGGACAATTTTTATTTTGCCGGATGCGCTAAGAACTTTAGGGCATATGGAATGGGTTTGCTATGGCGGAGGGCATCTGTGCTTTATTTTAGGCGGGGCGTGCGTCATGGTTCCAGCCGGTTATTTAGCCGATAAATACTCAGCCCGCCAAGTCATGCTGTATGCAGGAATTATTAGCTCTGTTGCCTTTTATTTCATTCTCTTCTCAGGCGGAATTTCGATTAGCATTGTTCTCCTCTCTCTCTTCATATTAGGCGCTTCGCTGACGCTCATTAATCCCATAGCTGTTTCGCTTGGAACGCGATTTGCGCCCAACCATCCCGGTTCAGTGAGCGCTTTTCTAATGGGGCTTGTATGGTGCGTGTCCGAGGGGTTAGGGCCAGGAGGAGTAGGACTCATGAGTACGCTTTTTACCGATTATGCCCCGGTTAAAGCCTTAGCTGTTCTTGGAATTTTCTTTCTCTTGCAAATTTCAGCGACATTCTCCTTGCCAGGCGAAGTGAATGAAATGGTGGAAGTGAAGGCTTAG
- a CDS encoding DNA-binding domain-containing protein translates to MNQQALEKNSIDAPYSLKSSQEWFASVITYPLAENDLINPTAPSGSLIAEEAARYILPSPTLPPHQRMQIYNQQYWWRLLNTLHANFPLVTRLFGYNAFNEEIGVPYLHRYPPHHWSLTLLGDRLPLWIEQYYRAPDLPLVQNASKLDWAFTLSFIAPHYSPLDLNSLIQGDPSSLLSYTFYLQPHIHLFKWDYDLLAFREEFLKKEVDYWTENRFPKLLKRKAYCFALFRTLKNNLAWREITPGEYLLLELFQKGAKIEEACAHIESQEEKLYDHVAAHLHQWLQDWTRLGWLTLQKNEQE, encoded by the coding sequence ATGAATCAACAAGCGCTTGAGAAAAACTCGATTGATGCGCCTTATTCTTTAAAGTCATCGCAGGAATGGTTTGCCAGTGTAATCACCTATCCTTTGGCGGAAAACGATCTGATCAATCCCACGGCCCCGAGCGGATCTTTAATTGCCGAAGAAGCCGCACGCTATATTCTTCCCAGCCCGACTTTGCCCCCGCATCAGCGTATGCAAATTTACAATCAGCAATACTGGTGGCGCCTGCTCAATACCTTGCACGCTAATTTTCCCCTAGTCACTCGCTTATTTGGCTATAATGCTTTCAATGAAGAAATCGGTGTTCCCTATTTGCACCGTTATCCTCCCCATCATTGGTCTCTGACGTTGCTGGGCGATCGCCTTCCTCTATGGATTGAACAGTACTATCGCGCCCCTGATTTGCCCCTTGTTCAGAATGCCTCTAAGCTCGATTGGGCCTTCACTCTTAGCTTTATTGCTCCTCACTATTCTCCTTTAGACCTCAACTCTCTTATCCAGGGTGATCCCTCAAGTCTGCTCTCTTATACCTTTTACTTGCAGCCTCATATTCATCTATTTAAATGGGACTACGATTTGTTGGCTTTTCGCGAAGAATTTCTTAAAAAAGAGGTGGACTATTGGACTGAAAATCGCTTCCCTAAGCTTCTAAAAAGAAAAGCGTACTGTTTTGCCCTTTTTCGCACGCTTAAAAACAACTTGGCTTGGCGCGAAATTACACCGGGCGAGTATTTACTGCTTGAGCTTTTTCAAAAAGGAGCGAAGATAGAAGAGGCTTGCGCACATATTGAAAGCCAAGAAGAAAAGCTTTATGACCATGTGGCGGCCCATTTACATCAATGGCTGCAGGATTGGACTCGCCTAGGCTGGCTGACTTTGCAAAAGAACGAACAGGAATGA
- a CDS encoding glycosyltransferase family 92 protein: MLHRKLPQMIVCLCLVLHSFLNGQPFTFENIDEQDFDVPIEKPYDLVICALFQNEELFMKEWIEYHKLLGVQHFYLYNNLSTDHSLEILKPYIEAGEVDVFHWPIKTSNHSEMNALQIATYMDALQIAKKTARWAAFIDIDEFLVPMKTNSLIRFLQDYESYPGVIINWQMYGTSGYDDIPNGKLLIETLLFKAQTNSVEHQYFKSIVQPAFVSHVTEPHSFHFFPGFFAVNPERTPHTASGVGIHPSICIDRIRINHYCLGTKNWFIFNKLPRREKWGMPKLTPIQLENLFNQFNQVKDESILRFVPALRKKIFPFQTQTVESFLENKMNEERIGAA; encoded by the coding sequence ATGCTCCATAGAAAATTGCCACAGATGATTGTATGCTTATGCCTAGTTTTGCATTCCTTTCTAAATGGCCAGCCCTTCACTTTTGAAAATATAGATGAACAAGACTTTGACGTTCCTATCGAAAAGCCTTATGACCTGGTCATTTGCGCCCTGTTTCAAAATGAAGAGCTTTTTATGAAGGAATGGATTGAATATCACAAGCTGCTAGGCGTCCAGCATTTTTATTTATACAATAATTTAAGCACGGACCATTCCCTGGAAATTTTGAAACCTTATATAGAAGCCGGAGAGGTCGATGTCTTTCACTGGCCCATTAAAACGTCCAATCATTCTGAAATGAATGCCCTGCAAATAGCCACTTACATGGATGCGTTGCAGATCGCCAAAAAAACGGCGCGCTGGGCAGCCTTTATTGATATAGATGAGTTTTTAGTTCCCATGAAGACAAACAGCCTCATCCGTTTTTTGCAAGATTATGAGTCCTATCCCGGAGTCATTATCAATTGGCAAATGTATGGAACAAGCGGCTATGACGATATTCCAAACGGCAAGCTGCTGATAGAAACGCTTCTTTTTAAAGCCCAGACTAACTCTGTGGAGCATCAATACTTTAAATCGATTGTTCAGCCCGCTTTTGTTTCGCATGTAACAGAGCCGCATTCCTTTCATTTTTTCCCCGGCTTTTTTGCGGTCAATCCAGAAAGAACTCCTCATACGGCTTCCGGAGTAGGCATCCATCCTTCTATTTGCATTGACCGCATCCGCATCAATCATTATTGCCTTGGAACCAAGAATTGGTTCATTTTTAACAAGCTTCCACGCCGAGAGAAATGGGGGATGCCTAAATTAACGCCTATCCAATTAGAAAATTTATTTAACCAATTCAATCAGGTAAAAGACGAAAGCATTTTGCGCTTTGTGCCCGCGCTGCGCAAAAAAATATTCCCTTTCCAAACACAAACCGTCGAAAGCTTTTTAGAAAATAAAATGAATGAAGAGAGGATAGGCGCTGCTTGA
- the pgeF gene encoding peptidoglycan editing factor PgeF, which translates to MQRFKQGELEWLEFDLLADIPTLRHAVFLRHGGCSVGPFESLNVSFHVGDEEARVQANIAIIEGQLKEAAPNWQRMVWGRGCHGKHVAFVDLNSSREIPQCDGLICATPGLSLMMTHADCQVALFYDPRHHAIANIHSGWRGSVKNIYAEAIHKMQQQFGSNPTELLVCITPSLGPDEAEFIHFTYELPEEFWPFQVRPTYFDFWSISESQLQAAGILPHHIEVARLSTYSNAYDFFSYRRDKITGRHGTSITLL; encoded by the coding sequence ATGCAGCGATTTAAACAAGGGGAACTCGAGTGGCTGGAATTTGATTTACTGGCCGATATTCCCACTCTGAGACATGCTGTTTTTTTGCGGCATGGAGGGTGCAGCGTCGGCCCCTTTGAAAGCTTAAATGTCAGCTTTCATGTCGGCGATGAAGAAGCCCGAGTCCAAGCCAATATTGCCATTATTGAGGGTCAGCTAAAGGAAGCTGCTCCCAATTGGCAAAGGATGGTATGGGGAAGAGGATGCCATGGAAAGCATGTCGCGTTTGTCGATTTGAATTCTTCAAGAGAGATTCCGCAATGCGATGGGCTGATTTGCGCGACGCCGGGACTTTCCCTCATGATGACGCATGCGGATTGTCAAGTTGCGCTTTTTTACGATCCTAGGCATCATGCCATTGCCAATATCCACTCCGGATGGCGAGGCAGCGTCAAAAATATTTATGCGGAAGCGATCCATAAGATGCAGCAACAATTCGGCTCTAATCCGACCGAGCTATTGGTGTGCATTACTCCCAGCTTAGGACCGGATGAGGCCGAGTTTATTCATTTCACTTACGAGCTGCCTGAAGAATTTTGGCCTTTTCAAGTCAGGCCGACTTATTTTGATTTTTGGTCTATTAGCGAATCTCAGCTGCAGGCAGCCGGCATCCTTCCCCATCATATTGAAGTCGCTCGCTTAAGCACATATTCGAATGCTTACGACTTTTTCTCTTATAGGCGTGACAAAATAACGGGCCGTCATGGCACGAGCATTACTCTTCTCTAA
- a CDS encoding YihY/virulence factor BrkB family protein — MKKKFKKIIDFFREDIWEERDEKNPLKRFFYRFLRILLASVQGFIADKGFDKASTLTFYFLLSLIPIVAIGFGIAQELGFEERFTEQVKKQFLTQPQVAEKIIEFAHSTLKQAKGGIIAGFGFALLLWTVIRMIGNIAFLFNEIWKIKKPPTLWQQIKSYIPMILCFPIFLVGSSSFIFYLSAYAISTVKSVEFLSFFSSAVGYFFQILSYLISWSFLSFIYIYLPNTRVCWKAGFLAGIFTGIIYVFWQWVYVKFQINVASYGAIYGSFAAFPLFLFWLNYSWLILIFGAEVCYHIQHEGDLIKKDKKGTVFNTAS, encoded by the coding sequence ATGAAGAAGAAATTTAAGAAAATAATAGATTTTTTCCGAGAAGATATTTGGGAAGAGCGGGATGAAAAAAATCCATTGAAAAGGTTTTTTTATCGATTCTTAAGAATTTTGCTCGCTTCCGTTCAAGGTTTTATTGCCGATAAAGGCTTTGACAAGGCTTCCACACTAACTTTTTATTTTTTGCTCTCCTTAATTCCCATCGTTGCCATTGGCTTTGGCATTGCTCAGGAGCTTGGATTCGAGGAAAGGTTTACGGAGCAGGTAAAAAAGCAATTCCTCACTCAGCCGCAGGTGGCCGAGAAAATTATCGAATTTGCCCATTCCACTCTTAAACAAGCAAAAGGGGGGATTATTGCTGGATTTGGCTTTGCCCTTCTTCTTTGGACCGTTATAAGAATGATCGGCAATATCGCTTTTCTCTTTAATGAAATTTGGAAGATAAAAAAGCCTCCTACGCTGTGGCAGCAAATCAAAAGCTATATTCCGATGATTTTATGTTTCCCCATTTTTTTGGTCGGATCCAGCAGCTTTATTTTCTATCTTTCCGCTTATGCCATCTCAACTGTCAAATCCGTTGAATTTCTCTCTTTTTTTAGTTCCGCCGTTGGGTATTTCTTTCAAATTCTCTCTTATTTGATTAGTTGGAGTTTTTTGAGTTTTATCTATATTTACTTGCCCAATACGCGCGTGTGTTGGAAGGCAGGCTTTCTGGCGGGAATTTTTACGGGAATCATCTATGTGTTTTGGCAATGGGTTTACGTTAAGTTTCAAATCAATGTGGCCAGTTATGGAGCGATTTACGGAAGCTTTGCAGCGTTTCCCCTTTTTTTATTTTGGCTCAATTATAGCTGGCTGATTTTAATTTTTGGAGCCGAGGTTTGCTATCATATTCAGCATGAAGGCGACTTAATTAAAAAAGATAAGAAGGGGACAGTCTTTAATACAGCTTCTTAG
- a CDS encoding protein arginine kinase: MSSQNSNHPLLCSQSPWKGNSNSIWLGSTLTLNRNVEKFKFPGKLSIDKRKQIIALLAHSLLANEQLRQPQLIKAEDMSPVEKEFLVEHFLANADFHQAYTGEAFILDETAEFLAVLNLRDHLMLQWIDPREELEGAWDRLVKLENELNKTVNFAFSPKFGFLTSDPTQCGTAFIVYIFLHLPGLIYTDRLDEAIKKNKDEGIELTGLQGDPSEIIGDIVAFHNNYTLGLTEETILSSMRSLATKLVVEEKSARTYLKQEHSSEMSTLKDKVSRAYAILLHSYQLEAIEALQALSLLKLGLELEWLTGVSQETLNELFFNCRRAHLLCHFKEKISQENIPHKRSEFIHQALKGVSLLI, translated from the coding sequence ATGTCCAGCCAGAATAGTAATCATCCTTTGCTATGCAGTCAAAGTCCATGGAAAGGAAATTCCAATAGTATTTGGTTGGGGTCTACTTTGACTTTAAATCGCAATGTAGAGAAATTCAAATTTCCGGGCAAGTTATCGATCGATAAGCGCAAGCAAATTATTGCTTTGCTTGCCCATAGCTTGTTAGCCAACGAGCAGCTCCGTCAGCCTCAGCTTATTAAGGCGGAGGATATGTCTCCGGTAGAAAAAGAATTCTTAGTCGAGCATTTTCTGGCTAACGCAGACTTTCATCAAGCCTATACGGGAGAGGCGTTTATTTTAGATGAAACGGCCGAATTTTTAGCTGTCCTCAATTTGCGCGATCACTTAATGCTGCAATGGATTGATCCAAGAGAAGAACTGGAAGGGGCGTGGGATCGCTTGGTCAAGCTTGAAAACGAATTGAATAAAACCGTCAATTTTGCCTTCTCTCCCAAATTCGGCTTTCTAACATCCGATCCGACGCAGTGCGGCACGGCCTTTATTGTCTATATTTTCTTGCACTTGCCGGGTCTCATTTACACGGATCGCTTGGATGAGGCGATCAAGAAGAATAAGGATGAGGGAATTGAATTGACGGGATTGCAGGGCGACCCTTCTGAAATTATTGGCGATATTGTGGCATTCCATAATAATTATACATTGGGCTTGACTGAGGAGACGATCCTCTCTTCTATGCGTTCCTTGGCTACTAAATTGGTTGTAGAAGAAAAAAGCGCCCGCACCTATCTCAAGCAAGAGCACAGCTCCGAAATGTCTACTCTTAAAGATAAGGTCAGCCGGGCTTACGCCATTTTGCTGCATTCTTATCAACTAGAGGCCATTGAAGCTTTACAGGCTTTAAGCTTGCTCAAGCTGGGATTGGAGCTCGAGTGGCTGACAGGGGTTTCTCAGGAAACATTAAACGAGCTTTTTTTCAACTGCAGACGTGCGCACTTGCTTTGCCATTTCAAAGAAAAAATTAGCCAAGAGAATATTCCTCATAAGCGATCGGAATTCATTCATCAGGCCTTGAAGGGTGTTTCTTTATTAATTTAA